A window of Culicoides brevitarsis isolate CSIRO-B50_1 unplaced genomic scaffold, AGI_CSIRO_Cbre_v1 contig_103, whole genome shotgun sequence genomic DNA:
atctaacaaacttttgatggatttcaaagctaaaattgaataaatattcattctatagatgattttcatcaaaatctccttgatttttaaagaaaaaaaaattttttttttccttgaccgtttttcgaaaaaaaaataaaaacggtcatgaaatttttcaagtcaagatctaacaaacttttgatggatttcaaagctaaaattgaataaatattcattctatagatgattttcatcaaaatctccttgatttttaaagcactaaaaaaaaaaaattttaagtcaaaaaaccGTTTTTCggtcaaagctaaaaaaaaatatataaatgatTTTCACaaagtcatgaaatttttttcaatatttttcgtgaaatatggacaaacaaatttttgatggtttttgcaaacaaaaatcGGTTTCCAAATAtccttaaaattgaataaatcctaaattcattctaaaaaagaatcaaatttcattaaaatatctccttgatttttgaagaaaaaaaaaatttttttttccttgaccgtttttcgaaaaaaaaataaaaacggtcatgaaatttttcaagtcaagatctaacaaacttttgatggatttcaaagctaaaattgaataaatattcattctatagatgatttccatcaaaatctccttaatttttaaataaataaaaaaaaattttttttgggcacagcgttactgacacacacacacacagacgacaagtctaatttaataccgcattttttcttcgaaatgcggtaaaaatttacgtacgttcaaaaatgaaaaaaaaatatattttttacaaaaataaataaataaaattaaatactgatgcgaaataaatgaaattatcaaatatatttaatttcttaaagttgctccaatttttttttttttttaatttttgtttttgaaaaaataaattaattaaaattattattcacagttaaaaaaaaatcagcaaaagttttcgtatttatttaatatttaataattttgtaaaaatttattaattaatttaaattaatttttttatatattttatttttttaattttaaatttaagataattaattttaatttaagattttaaatttgtaaaaagtcattgctcaaaataattttaaataagacagtatttcaatttaaattcttggacaaaaaataaaaaaaaattaaaaaatcaaatttcttaccGGATGATGTGCTGTTAAAGCTCCTTGTCGCATTAAACACACCAAATATCTCTCCGACGGAAGTTTTTCTTGCTCCAAATCCTCATTTTCCACACATTCCTTCATCAGAGGCCAATGAATTATCGCACCTAGCTTCTGTAACGGCTTCGATCGAACCACTTCAAACGACAACCGGACCGCATCCAACATACATCTCACATCTGCTTCCGTTTCCAAGTACCTCGGATCAATCAGTGGCTCGTCAAGGACTGAATTCCCGGATAATTTGACCGTTCCCCGACTTGTTGGCTTATGACACGTACTTATAATGACAAATCCTTCTTCGCTATGATTGAAATATCGcggaaaaaatttacgaaaagtCTCAACTTTGTAATTCGAGACATCTTTGAGGGCTTTTTCATCGGCAGAGCCCATTGCGAACACGAGATTCGCATGATCGCCTTGCAACGAGCTGCCTTGAGCAAAAATCGCCATATTTGAGTAGATTCCGGTGCCGTTTTTGATGTATTCCATCATTGCGGAGATACTGagcatttttttcaggttGACAGTCGATGAAGTGTTGACCGACACGAAAAGTGGCATGTTGAAATGGTCGTAAAGATTCCTGCCGACGAAAGAATTTTCAGCTATCGGTggaatttgaaagtttttcagcTCATCCAAGGGTCCAACAccggaaattttcaaaatttgtggtGTTTGAACGGCGCCAGCACACAAAATTACCTCCTTTCGAGCTTTTATCTCGAACGGCGTTTCATAATCTCGAGCGACAAGCACTCCAACGgcacttttttcatcaaaaagcaCCTTCAGTACTTGCGTTTTCGTCATAATATGAAggttttcatggaaaaatgcCGGTTTCAGGTATGTATGATATGTGGAATGGCGATAACCGTTCTTCGTGTAATATTGAGCCGCTTTGAAACGAACTGGCTCATTGACTTCTTCGGCAGCCTCCAGATAAGCCTTTGTTAATACTGATTCTAATGGATTGACTTGCGTAATcgaaatatcttcaaaaaatgattttaaataaggGTTTTTGAGTCTTCGAGTATCGTCACATGTTTCTTTGGCGTcatttttctcgcattttcCCTCATTTTCCAAGGGCATCGATAAATGTTCCTTCAAAGCATCGTAACTCCATTCGGGTCCTCCGAATTTTTCAAGGTCATCAAAGTCTTTGGGCACTCCGCCAAAATGTAGCATGTAATTTATCTGCGCCGAACCTCCTAATCCCTTTCCTCGTGGCCACTTTTGTTGATTGCCGATCAATCCATGCGACGAAAATTCTTGCGGAACGGTTTTAAAACCCCAATCGGAACGATCGTTaccttaaaagaaaaataaaattagagtcaaaaataaaataaaatttttttcttaagtcctTAAGCtgaaaaaacttaattgacttaattcaaaataacgataagtttttttcttcaatttttcttttaggcgaattaattttaatatttcataagaTTTTAACGAGAGGAGACTTCAATGGccttagttaaaaaatttattttttgtatgaaacttaagcttaagggcttaaaagtcaaaaaatttaatacccaaaaataaaataaggccACTCcgatttaaactaaaaagtaaggtaaatataaattttttaaaaacaaaatacaaaaaaaaaaattacaaaatttaaacaatttttggccgtttttaatatttttttaaaattaatcttctttgaaaattgcaaattttaaattgatttaaaaaactttaaattaaaatattgacaaatttcCATTTGTGATTATGAGAAAACTTTAAGTGCAGATttgcaaaacaataaaaaaatcttcaattttttatgaatgcaaAGTTTTTATCTTCgaacaatttgaaatttttcagagaCATATTTCAGATAAAagtggaaaatttgaaaatagatttaaacagggcacaattttaattaaataaatttaaaaaaaaaatacctggttttttttttcttgaacttaagttttaagtccaatttaaaaaaaaacttaatcgACTTAAGTCAAACAAAGCCGAAAATAAAACcttgatttacaaaaaattaaaaaaaaatattttttctctctaaaaataataattaaaacaaatttacatatttattctaaaacttaagtcaaaataatttaatgttttgggTCGCAAAAGCTTTTTAGCTTTACTTTTGCTGCAaagtcaattgaaattttttaaagaagttgACTTTTGGCAAAAAGGTAAAACAGACAtggaaaaaggtaaaaataaaaacatattaagtcaattttatactaagtattcgaattttaatttttaaatttaaaaatcttaaaaattttattttcaatgaaaataagTTCCcgcacttttttaaaaataaaaacttattaagtCAATAtactaattcaaaaataaatcattaaaattttttaacaaattaaaaaaacaaattattttttttctataaaaaaaggccgattccacaaaaattaattgacttttttattttcttaagcttaagtcaagaGCGTAATTAAACTTAATGTGACTTAACAGACTTTACTTAAGATTATGTTTGGATTAAGgccttttttctcttaaattttctctcaaaactAATCTTAAGTCTCATAAGTCACTTAAGTTCaactttaagtcaaaaatgttACCTTGTAACGTAATACTAGCCATCGGAATCTTCGACAAcacattaaatttatctccAGCTTCGATAAGTAacacagaaaagtttttttctcgtgtcaGTGCATAAGCGAGCGTCGATCCAGCTGTTCCTGATCCCACGATGATGAAATCATACTCGCGTCTCGCTTTGACAACCACGTTTGGAATTTTCTCATAGTCCAGGTACATCCACAGCAGAatcaaaaagaggaaaaataacGTAATGCATGACGTAAATAGGAAAATTACTGCAACGAAAGGCAAGCAAGGTGATGAAATTAACGCTGACACGCGAATTTCGAAGGAATTTCCTTACCAATATTGAGAAGTCTCATTTTAACCGGGAATTTTTGcgatatttaacgaaaaaattgtaaataaacaagaacGTCTGTAAAGTTCATTTACCGTCTGCCAGGAAAATCGTCATACTGAGTTGAAAAAGTAACACATAAACAGAAAATAGAACGCCTAATCCAATTATCGCGTAAATATATTGTGCAAACAGTCATTAAGGGACTTCCCTTACTGCGTAACTCGCgtcaaaaatgaagtttttgtgtaaataggTCGAGATTTGGATCGTTTTTCACGCGGCTCAATgcaaaatcgatatttttcgtgaattaattcataaaatatatttaattaacgtAAAGTAGTagtaaaataaacttaagCAGCCATCATTTCCTCGTCGTCTTCCATCATACCGCCCTCTTCCAACTGTTTTTCCAGCGCTCGGGCATCCACATACTGAATTTCCTCCTCTCCCTCGGCATCTTCTTGTTCCATGAGCGCCGATTCTtgcaatttttccttttcgcGACGCTCTTTGAGACCAGCAGCGGGCGACCGGATGAGCGACATGTTCTTCTGCACATCCCGAATGTCGTTGTGGATTTCGCGTTCGGTGCCCTTTCGCAGGCGTTGCATGACATAATGCCCCGCTCGACGATCCCGGATCTCGTTGACCTTCTCGATGGCGTTAATTGTCTTTGTCCACAATTCGCGACTGTATTTGACGGGCACATTGCGACGTTTTTCGAATTCGAAGCTGGGATCGACGGTGAGTTCCTTGCCAGCAGCCTTGCGATAGGCGAGCGTCCATTTTGTCTTGCGGGGATTCTTCTTTTTGTTGAAGGCGCGACGGCATTTGGAACGGCAGAAAcggaaaatctgaaaaaatttcaagacaaaaaaattgaaaaattttattttgcgtttcaaaacaaaacaacgcATCGTGTACACGAAACTCACCTTGCAATCATTTCGCACGAAAACCATGCCGTGACCGGGGTAAATTTTACTACTGCAGAAATAGCACGTCTCAATCCTCATTTTGGGTGATTTTTTGGGCCAGAAATGCTGAAATTTGGCGTGCAAACTATCAATTTCCGTCTGGATGCAGAGCTGCACACATGGAAATCGAAAACAAAAGACCTGTCAAACGTCGCCCTCAGTGACAtgacgtttaattttttcgaattttttcaaaaaatgtctgtTAGGGTTCGATTTTCGTTGAATTTTAAGAACTTAACAGCGactttttgggaaatttctctcaaaaattaacatgtcGACATGCGCTTACAAGGATTGCTATGCAGTTCGGACTCCCTGTTGCCAGATTACGTTCTTCAATTTGCCGATTGCACCGGAAAGACGCAAAATCTGGATAGAAAATGCCGGCCCGAACAATCCGAAGCTGCaaaatttggatgaaaaagCAAAAAGGATCTTTTGCGAGGCTCACTTTGAGGAAAAGTACATGAGGCGACAATTTAACAGGACTACATTGCATCCGACAGCAGTTCCAATCAAATATGGATCAACAGAACCGGGCAACGAGGAGATGTTAACAGAGGACGAAAGCGAAGAAACAAACCAGAATTTcgttttaatcgaaaaattcgaCGAAAATGAGGCAAATATCACGATTGAAGGACCAGAAGATGCAAATAAAAGTCAAGAAGAAACAATTTTGGGCCCTTATGATGACCCAGAGACCCGAAAAAGTCCCGTTCTGCccagaaaatcaattaaacgAGGACTGGATGAGGCCAATTCTGAGCCTGAAACTTCAAACAGactgaaattaaagaaagttAAGCTAGTTGGAGGACAATTTTTGTTGCCAAAACTTCATCTGATTCCAGAAAAGTTTACCGAGGAGCCCCCAATTGAAGAAGAATCTGCAGTTTCTCCCTTAAAATCAACGTCATCATCTCAAACGGACCAAAAAACCACCGAATTAGTGGACAAATCTGTCCAAGTCTCCCCCGAAGAAGTCCTTTATTGTGAAGAAGCAACGCAAACTGACCCTGTTCCGGAggaaaaagtcacaaaagtgCCCGAAACTGAAGCAACAAGTTCCAAAATCGAAGATGAAGATGTTTATTTCTTAGTAAAAGTCATTGGGGAGGCCATGAAACGTTTACCGCCCGAGAAAAAAGGCGAAGCGAAACTTCACATGATCTCATATATGTTCAATTTGGAACATAACATTaacaaataaagtaaaattaattaaaattcgttgaaaattccttcaatTACCGCtctttgattcaattttcaatcagCTGTGCGGTTTCTTTCGTGATTGGATGAAAATTGAACCAATCAGAATCCAGCTAGAaatgtgtttttgtttacatttggtgtagaagtaataaaaatcacCTAAAATAATGCTAAAAAGGTTTTTACAGCTTagtttaacaacaaaaaggaACTTTCCGGTTATCACATGTCGCTATTTATCGAGAGGAAAGTCGTCTCCTGACCGGACTCAGTACGCAACTGACATTTCAGAGGATTTTGAAACGTTTCCaaagaccaaaaaatcaaccaaaggtgagtttttcggaatttttattaaaaaaacttctctaaaattttttttttcaggtatttCACCTCcaaaaatatctgaaattgTTCCTTTGTTCACGGAAATCTTGGAATGTGATGAAAATGAAGCAGATAACATCGCC
This region includes:
- the LOC134836653 gene encoding neither inactivation nor afterpotential protein G-like, producing the protein MRLLNIVIFLFTSCITLFFLFLILLWMYLDYEKIPNVVVKARREYDFIIVGSGTAGSTLAYALTREKNFSVLLIEAGDKFNVLSKIPMASITLQGNDRSDWGFKTVPQEFSSHGLIGNQQKWPRGKGLGGSAQINYMLHFGGVPKDFDDLEKFGGPEWSYDALKEHLSMPLENEGKCEKNDAKETCDDTRRLKNPYLKSFFEDISITQVNPLESVLTKAYLEAAEEVNEPVRFKAAQYYTKNGYRHSTYHTYLKPAFFHENLHIMTKTQVLKVLFDEKSAVGVLVARDYETPFEIKARKEVILCAGAVQTPQILKISGVGPLDELKNFQIPPIAENSFVGRNLYDHFNMPLFVSVNTSSTVNLKKMLSISAMMEYIKNGTGIYSNMAIFAQGSSLQGDHANLVFAMGSADEKALKDVSNYKVETFRKFFPRYFNHSEEGFVIISTCHKPTSRGTVKLSGNSVLDEPLIDPRYLETEADVRCMLDAVRLSFEVVRSKPLQKLGAIIHWPLMKECVENEDLEQEKLPSERYLVCLMRQGALTAHHPGGTCALGTSDSAVDEHLRVRGVKKLRVVDASVIPMPVSGTPNYIISVVAKKAAKIILKNV
- the LOC134836650 gene encoding probable ribosome biogenesis protein RLP24, encoding MRIETCYFCSSKIYPGHGMVFVRNDCKIFRFCRSKCRRAFNKKKNPRKTKWTLAYRKAAGKELTVDPSFEFEKRRNVPVKYSRELWTKTINAIEKVNEIRDRRAGHYVMQRLRKGTEREIHNDIRDVQKNMSLIRSPAAGLKERREKEKLQESALMEQEDAEGEEEIQYVDARALEKQLEEGGMMEDDEEMMAA
- the LOC134836649 gene encoding uncharacterized protein LOC134836649: MSTCAYKDCYAVRTPCCQITFFNLPIAPERRKIWIENAGPNNPKLQNLDEKAKRIFCEAHFEEKYMRRQFNRTTLHPTAVPIKYGSTEPGNEEMLTEDESEETNQNFVLIEKFDENEANITIEGPEDANKSQEETILGPYDDPETRKSPVLPRKSIKRGLDEANSEPETSNRLKLKKVKLVGGQFLLPKLHLIPEKFTEEPPIEEESAVSPLKSTSSSQTDQKTTELVDKSVQVSPEEVLYCEEATQTDPVPEEKVTKVPETEATSSKIEDEDVYFLVKVIGEAMKRLPPEKKGEAKLHMISYMFNLEHNINK